TATGACAATTGATGTATTGTTGGCTGACGGAAATAATTACAGAGTCAAAAGGTTGCAAAAAACCTAGGTTCTATAAGCGATGACGCCAACCCATAAAAAATAATAGTAGTATTTTGCCGCATGATGTCTTGATTAGTAGTTGTCTACCACATGGAGCCTTTATTAAAACACAGCAGAACGCGCCTAgctaggctacggtgactgcttaacatcaggcgggccgtatcttgtttgccaccgtcgtggtataaaaaaaacttgCTTACAAAGgggtattttatattttatacattCAGACCCATGTAGGTACTCCTTGGGTcggagggcgccgtggtggaaATGTCATCGATCTCAGTGCGCCGTCACGAACGGCaaagagggtgaaacgccggagtgggtttagtgggtagggccaagGGGGGAGAggcgagtcccacacaccgtgcGTAAATGCATTACCACTCcgttaaagaaaaaaaaaaaggtactcCTTGGGTTTGAGTGATATCGGAGGTCAAAATATATCAGTTGATTTTGTCGATTTTGACTGATCACTTATTTGACCTTCGATTATAAACCGTCGATTGGTTATGAATTTAAagatcaaattaaaaatacgagAGCGGGTTCTCAgtacaaaaaaatgtacagCCAAGCTTTGAATAATCCACAAACTACAAAGAAAACACTACCATTAGGTACCATATATTTAGCAAAATATctaaaaaacatttattattgcagttttgaatgattcagttagtttcactagacttatatcgaccgggatatgtaCCATGAATCccttttgtattattttcgaaaccatAATAGGGAAACTCACGAAGGTAATTACACTAATTACGGTACCTAGTACGGAtacggtcgaaagtattaatttatgacccaccttgtcacagtgacaatcaatatgaaagacgctagagacctcatactattgccactgtgacaaggtacaaaatgggtcataaattaaaactttcgactgtacctaccgcggtcgatataagtctagtgaaattaTTATTGATAGTAAGTATTGTTAAATTGTAAATGAATTCTTTTATATAGGCTTTTATTCAGAATCACATGATACTGGGAGAAAATATATAGTGGCCCAAAATTTATGGGCATATATTTTTACGTTTTGCCTATAATATCTGCTGTAATTATGTTGTAGATAGTAGGTATGCTGATTAGTGATAATGATGATGCTACTCAAACTTACTGTTTGTAAGTATATTCAAATAATGTTACTTATGCATATTTCTCATGTGTgaagtgtaattaaataaaatattaagtgTTCCGTGCAAagctttgttcacggaacacttattttttatgagaaaatgaataagaaataaatatcaaaaatgtaTGGAATTCCTGGGCCTACTTTCCTACTAATAAAGTTAGAAACATTTATTCATAAAGGCCTATTTATGACTCAAAAAAATcaacttaagtacctaatactcGATAGTCATCGACTAGTTGAAAGAAGAGAGAATGAATGCACTAAGCCGGCTATTTACTATAGTGTTTTTTGCTAAGTTCGCTTCGTTTATTTCTATGTTATTTTGGATTTTCTTGGCAATACGTACCGCGATGTCACTGTTCTCGCCCTGATTAGGTGATAGGAGTACTAGGAGTAAGGTAAAAATGAACTAacatagaaaaaatataaacattttaattacattattGTACAAAGATCACAGTCTCATTTAAACGCTAATATTTAACCTACTTTCCGTAACCGTAGCCACCGGAACTAGCAGACGCTGAAGCCTTTGCGCTGGCAGAGGCGTAAGCGCCAGATCCTGAACCACCAGAACCACATGAGGAGGAGCCACAGCCTCCACCGTGTCCAGCATCACTGCCCCCATGGCCTCCGCTACCCCCATAGCCCCCAGCGCCACTGGATCCACCGCCTAATCCACCTGATCCACCATATCCACCGGATCCACTACCAGATCCTCCGCCCAGGCCACCGCCGCCCCCGTAACCTCCGGCAGATCCACCTCCTAGTCCACCTGATCCACCATGTCCACCGGATCCATGACCGTCATGTCCAGATCCACCACCAAATCCTCCGCCGAGGCCACCGCCCCCGCCATATCCCCCAGCACCGCCAAATGCACCCCCTATTCCCCCTGATCCACCATGTCCACCGGATCCACCAGATGCACCACCCGCTCCTCCGCCCAGGCCACCACCTCCTCCGTAACCTCCAGAGCCGCCAGATCCACCGTCTGATCCACTATGTCCTGATCCTCCGTGGCTTCCGCCTCCGAAACCTCCTCCTAATCCGCCCCCATTGCCTCCACTTCCACTACCACTCTGAACGTACGCGGCCTTTCCACCGTCGCTACCGCCTCCGAAGCCGCCGCCACCGCTAAAACCGCCGCCACTTCCAAATGAGGCTCCACCTCCATAGCCACCCTTTCCTCCGCTACCTCCTCCAAAAGTGATTCCACCAGAACCTCCATCAGAGCCGTGACTTCCTCCGGTGGAGCTATCGTAGCCCTTTCCACCTCCACCGCTTCCTCCGAACGATATTCCGCCTGATCCTCCATCAGAACCGCCATGACTTCCTCCACCGTTATGTCCGCCACCGCCTCCAAGGCCACCACCGCCTCCAAATCCACCGCCGCCTCCGTACTCTCCTCCTGAACCTCCCTGGCCACCTCCATTAGATCCACCGCCGCTGTAACCACCGCCTCCTCCATATCCGCCATTTCCTAAAGTGCCCGTAAAGGCGAACCCGCCAGATTTACCATCATCCGACTTCGTATAAATTACTTTCTCATTTCCTCCGCCAGAACCTCCAAAACTACCTCCGCCATGGGCACTGCCTCCCACACTCTTTGCGTGGTCGATACCAGATCTGACTTTCTCTAGGATTTTGTCGACGCCGCTCTTGATGCCTTCGAGGTTGAAGCCGCCGTGGAATTctccgccgc
This genomic interval from Cydia splendana chromosome 4, ilCydSple1.2, whole genome shotgun sequence contains the following:
- the LOC134790017 gene encoding uncharacterized protein LOC134790017 codes for the protein MVSSIESVMRFGACLVAACVVALAQAGGYGGGSSGGYGGGGGFGGGGGYGGGGGGAYGGGGGFGGGDGGGEFHGGFNLEGIKSGVDKILEKVRSGIDHAKSVGGSAHGGGSFGGSGGGNEKVIYTKSDDGKSGGFAFTGTLGNGGYGGGGGYSGGGSNGGGQGGSGGEYGGGGGFGGGGGLGGGGGHNGGGSHGGSDGGSGGISFGGSGGGGKGYDSSTGGSHGSDGGSGGITFGGGSGGKGGYGGGASFGSGGGFSGGGGFGGGSDGGKAAYVQSGSGSGGNGGGLGGGFGGGSHGGSGHSGSDGGSGGSGGYGGGGGLGGGAGGASGGSGGHGGSGGIGGAFGGAGGYGGGGGLGGGFGGGSGHDGHGSGGHGGSGGLGGGSSGAGGYGGSGGHGGSDAGHGGGCGSSSCGSGGSGSGAYASASAKASASASSGGYGYGKYQTIRDKRSFKRYGGVKKIVIYKSYGGGYGGHGGGRYGGGGGYGGGGGYGGGGGYGGGYGGGGGFGGGGGYGGGGGYGGGGGGGGGGGGGGGYGGGHGGSGGLGGGHGGGGGLGGGGGYGGSSGGGYGGSSGGGYGGNSGGGYGGSSGGGGGHGDSGSGGFGGGNGGGGGGGLGGGHGGSGGFGGGHNGGGSGGYGGGGNGGSGGGFGSASAKASASASASSSAGGGGGYKSGYGR